From Danaus plexippus chromosome 11, MEX_DaPlex, whole genome shotgun sequence, the proteins below share one genomic window:
- the LOC116765605 gene encoding tRNA (guanine(37)-N1)-methyltransferase yields the protein MNLCFVRNIIYIFKSSSRMSSSSLSSLVPRGVRGMKILDRKNFSRYIKVPILKVSDEYLSKVTQICKPYFLKLENFKPVQSVPGNIENSSKYIYFDPDKVDKWSDIAKEDQTKLDNYDISEKDFDKHEIQLTYDNFKYDTIFKSVLPENEEIVSGFSQIGHIIHLNLREHLLEYSQLIGQVLVDKIKTCRTVVNKSNIIDNTYRNFSMEVIAGDKDFMVTVKENRCNFTFDFSKVYWNPRLCKEHERILELLQSGDVLFDVFCGVGPFAIPAAKHKCRVFANDLNPESFKWLNHNAKINKLNMNNFKSYNIDGKDFLCNNFKTFIIDCCNGTEKLEPGAKIHLTMNLPALAVEFLRHFKGLISESAAENKLTNDIIVYVYCFANGDDPYSVAKSMINDNLGENISKHILEVFKVRNVSPKKEMMRVTLKINDILFQSDAEANPEPPNKKQCLDS from the coding sequence atgaacttGTGTTTTGTTCggaatattatctatattttcaaaagtAGCAGTAGAATGTCGTCCTCATCATTGTCATCATTAGTACCTCGTGGCGTTCGTGGTATGAAAATTCTTGATCGCAAAAATTTTTCACGTTATATAAAAGTGCCGATCTTAAAAGTTTCTGATGAATACTTATCCAAGGTTACACAAATATGCaaaccttattttttaaaacttgaaaACTTCAAACCTGTTCAAAGTGTTCCtggaaatattgaaaattccagtaaatacatttattttgaccCTGACAAAGTTGACAAATGGAGTGACATCGCCAAAGAAGACCAAACTAAACTGGATAATTATGACATAAGTGAAAAAGACTTTGATAAACATGAAATCCAACTTACTTATGACAATTTCAAGTATGATACAATTTTCAAATCCGTTTTACCAGAAAATGAAGAAATAGTCAGTGGTTTTTCGCAAATTGGTCACATAATCCATCTAAATCTTCGTGAACACTTGTTAGAGTATAGTCAGCTAATTGGTCAAGTGTTGGTTGACAAAATTAAGACTTGCCGCACTGTTGTCAACAAAAGTAATATCATTGATAATACATATAGAAACTTTTCTATGGAAGTAATAGCTGGTGACAAAGATTTTATGGTCACAGTGAAAGAAAACAGATGTAATTTCACCTTTGATTTTTCCAAAGTATACTGGAATCCGAGACTATGCAAGGAACACGAGAGAATATTGGAATTACTCCAATCAGGCGATGTGCTCTTTGATGTGTTTTGTGGAGTTGGACCTTTCGCTATTCCTGCAGCAAAACACAAATGTAGAGTATTTGCGAATGACCTCAACCCTGAATCCTTCAAATGGTTGAACCATAacgcaaaaataaataaacttaacatgaacaattttaaatcatacaatATTGATGGTAAGGATTTCTTGTGCAATAACTTCAAGACTTTCATTATTGATTGTTGCAATGGGACGGAAAAACTCGAACCCGGAGCAAAGATTCACCTAACAATGAACTTACCAGCTTTAGCTGTAGAATTTTTAAGGCATTTCAAAGGACTTATCAGTGAAAGTGCAGCGGAAAACAAACTGACCAatgatataattgtatatgtatacTGCTTTGCAAATGGTGATGATCCTTATTCTGTAGCTAAGTCTATGATAAATGACAATCTaggagaaaatatttcaaagcatATTCTAGAAGTTTTTAAAGTCAGAAATGTATCACCCAAAAAGGAAATGATGCGAgttacacttaaaataaatgatattttatttcaatcagaCGCTGAAGCAAATCCCGAACctccaaataaaaaacagtgcTTGGATTCGTGa